In a genomic window of Streptomyces sp. NBC_01231:
- a CDS encoding DUF445 domain-containing protein has protein sequence MCAGDHERVEWMERTKPEKKGSSGVGRDARAAVTGDRAVPDSAARGVPAAAARAMNTFSEADAEKQRGVRRMKLTAAGLLLFVAVVYVLAKVASNEGAGAWAAYVAAAAEAGMVGALADWFAVTALFRHPLGLPIPHTAIIPKKKDQLGVTLGEFVGENFLSEDVVRQRLRAVGIGSRLGTWLAQPEHADRVTAELSAALRGALTVLRDADVQAVVGEAITRRADAQEIAPGIGKMLQKVVADGGHRRAVDLIVARAHDWLVLHSDSVMDAVQGGAPGWTPRFVDKKVGERVYKELLRFCAEMRDMPSHPARGALDRFLTDFASDLQSDTDTRARVERLKGEVLGRGEVQDLIASAWTAVRSMIVSAAEDERSELRLRVRASLLSLGARMAADPKVQGKVDGWVEGAAVYVVTTYRAEITSLITDTVAGWDPEHTTRKIEANIGRDLQFIRINGTVVGSLAGLLIYTVSRALGA, from the coding sequence ATGTGTGCAGGGGATCACGAACGGGTGGAGTGGATGGAACGTACGAAACCTGAAAAAAAGGGATCATCCGGCGTCGGGCGGGATGCCCGGGCGGCGGTGACCGGTGACCGTGCCGTCCCCGATTCGGCCGCCCGCGGGGTGCCCGCCGCGGCTGCCCGTGCCATGAACACGTTCAGCGAGGCGGACGCGGAGAAGCAGCGCGGCGTGCGCCGCATGAAACTCACCGCGGCCGGACTGCTGCTGTTCGTCGCGGTGGTGTACGTCCTCGCGAAAGTGGCCTCGAACGAGGGCGCGGGGGCTTGGGCGGCCTATGTCGCCGCGGCCGCCGAGGCCGGCATGGTCGGCGCGCTCGCCGACTGGTTCGCGGTCACCGCCCTCTTCCGCCACCCGCTCGGCCTGCCCATCCCGCACACCGCGATCATCCCCAAGAAGAAGGACCAGCTCGGCGTCACACTGGGCGAGTTCGTCGGCGAGAACTTCCTCTCCGAGGACGTCGTACGGCAGCGGCTGCGAGCGGTCGGCATCGGCAGTCGGCTCGGCACCTGGCTGGCACAACCCGAGCACGCGGACCGGGTGACGGCGGAGCTGTCGGCGGCACTGCGGGGCGCCCTGACCGTCCTGCGTGACGCGGACGTCCAGGCCGTGGTCGGCGAGGCGATCACCCGGCGGGCCGACGCGCAGGAGATCGCGCCCGGCATCGGCAAGATGCTCCAGAAGGTCGTGGCCGACGGGGGCCACCGCCGGGCCGTCGACCTGATCGTCGCCCGGGCGCACGACTGGCTGGTGCTGCACAGCGACTCCGTGATGGACGCCGTACAGGGCGGGGCGCCCGGCTGGACCCCCAGGTTCGTCGACAAGAAGGTCGGCGAGCGGGTCTACAAGGAACTGCTGCGGTTCTGCGCGGAGATGCGGGACATGCCCTCCCACCCGGCCCGCGGCGCCCTCGACCGCTTCCTCACCGACTTCGCCTCCGACCTCCAGTCCGACACGGACACCCGCGCGCGCGTCGAGCGACTCAAGGGAGAGGTGCTGGGCCGCGGCGAGGTCCAGGACCTGATCGCCTCCGCGTGGACCGCCGTCCGCTCCATGATCGTCTCGGCCGCCGAGGACGAACGCAGCGAACTGCGGCTCAGGGTGCGCGCCTCACTGCTGTCCCTGGGGGCCCGGATGGCCGCCGACCCGAAGGTCCAGGGCAAGGTCGACGGCTGGGTCGAGGGCGCGGCGGTCTACGTCGTCACCACCTACCGCGCGGAGATCACCTCCCTGATCACCGACACGGTGGCCGGCTGGGACCCCGAGCACACCACCCGGAAGATCGAGGCGAACATCGGCCGCGACCTCCAGTTCATCCGGATCAACGGCACGGTGGTCGGCTCGCTCGCGGGGCTGCTGATCTACACGGTGTCGCGGGCACTGGGGGCGTAG
- a CDS encoding SGNH/GDSL hydrolase family protein, protein MTKRHGYALLSTIIALIVVLSAAIYVGVASDHGSGESSNTTLSGARAPHNSAAPASSGVWVGTWSASPVGGEPGTETTGMAGRSVRNVVHTTIGGTSARITLSNLYGQSPLTITHATIAVAAGNGTAEAAAETMRRLTFGGNTVVVVPAGQQVLSDTVAIRVPAFSDILVTTYSPTASGPVTYHPRARQISYAAVGDRTEDPAGTAYTEQTEYWRYLTALDVLSDEADGTVVAFGDSLTDGVGSTDNTNRRWPNLLSDRLHTAIEAGDDVPRFSVVNEGIGGNQVLADGLGRPAENEAGVSRFARDVLGRTNVKVAVVDLGINDILRNPRLADPDSVLDGLRTLVSQAHARGIKVVGATLMPFGGHRGYSAARENVRQAINAQIRAGHVYDAVVDFDKAVQDPYDPRRFRSDYDSGDHLHPSDKGYEAMAAAFDLDSLKGSAPAQL, encoded by the coding sequence ATGACCAAGCGTCACGGTTATGCGCTGCTCAGCACGATCATCGCTCTGATCGTCGTCCTGTCCGCGGCCATATACGTCGGAGTCGCCTCCGACCACGGCAGCGGCGAGAGCAGCAACACCACCCTTTCCGGGGCCCGCGCCCCGCACAACTCCGCCGCCCCCGCCTCCTCCGGGGTCTGGGTCGGCACCTGGTCCGCCTCCCCGGTCGGCGGCGAGCCCGGCACCGAGACCACCGGCATGGCCGGCCGCTCGGTACGCAACGTCGTCCACACCACCATCGGCGGTACGAGTGCCCGTATCACGCTGTCCAATCTCTACGGCCAGTCGCCGCTGACCATCACGCACGCCACGATCGCCGTCGCGGCCGGCAACGGCACCGCCGAGGCAGCCGCGGAGACCATGCGGCGCCTGACCTTCGGCGGCAACACCGTCGTCGTGGTCCCGGCCGGACAGCAGGTGCTGAGCGACACCGTCGCGATCCGCGTCCCGGCGTTCAGCGACATCCTGGTCACCACGTACTCCCCCACGGCGTCCGGCCCGGTCACCTACCACCCGCGCGCCCGTCAGATCTCGTACGCCGCCGTCGGCGACCGCACCGAGGACCCGGCCGGCACCGCGTACACCGAGCAGACCGAGTACTGGCGTTACCTGACCGCGTTGGACGTGCTCAGCGACGAGGCCGACGGCACCGTCGTGGCCTTCGGCGACTCGCTCACCGACGGCGTCGGCTCCACCGACAACACCAACCGGCGCTGGCCGAACCTGCTGTCCGACCGGCTGCACACGGCCATCGAGGCAGGCGACGACGTGCCCCGCTTCAGCGTCGTCAACGAGGGAATCGGCGGCAACCAGGTCCTCGCCGACGGCCTCGGCCGCCCCGCCGAGAACGAGGCCGGCGTGAGCCGCTTCGCCCGGGACGTGCTCGGCCGGACGAACGTCAAGGTCGCCGTCGTGGACCTCGGCATCAACGACATCCTGCGCAACCCCCGGCTGGCCGACCCCGACAGCGTTCTCGACGGTCTGCGCACCCTGGTCAGCCAGGCCCACGCCCGCGGCATCAAGGTCGTCGGCGCGACCCTGATGCCCTTCGGCGGCCACCGCGGCTATTCCGCCGCCCGCGAGAACGTCCGCCAGGCGATCAACGCCCAGATCCGCGCGGGCCACGTCTACGACGCCGTCGTCGACTTCGACAAGGCCGTCCAGGACCCGTACGACCCGCGCAGGTTCCGCTCCGACTACGACTCGGGCGACCACCTCCACCCCAGCGACAAGGGGTACGAGGCGATGGCGGCGGCGTTCGACCTGGACTCCCTGAAGGGTTCGGCACCGGCGCAGCTCTAG
- a CDS encoding TetR/AcrR family transcriptional regulator, producing the protein MDSRQKAPIGRPRGFDTDEALERAMRVFWGQGYEGASLTDLTNAMGITRTSMYAAFGNKEDLFRKALERYTEGPASYGARALKEPTAREVATAFLNGSVRTTTRPGCPAGCLGVQGSLAAGDSGSSARDALTAWRDEHISLLRDRFRRAVDEGDLPPDTDPGLLARYLMTVANGIAVQAAGGATRDDLQQVADMALRSWPPA; encoded by the coding sequence ATGGATTCGCGTCAGAAGGCACCGATCGGCCGACCGAGGGGTTTCGACACCGACGAGGCCCTGGAACGCGCCATGCGGGTCTTCTGGGGACAGGGCTACGAAGGCGCCAGCCTCACCGATCTCACCAACGCCATGGGCATCACCCGCACCAGCATGTACGCGGCCTTCGGCAACAAGGAGGACCTGTTCCGCAAGGCCCTGGAGCGCTACACCGAGGGCCCCGCCTCGTACGGGGCCCGGGCTCTGAAGGAACCGACCGCCCGTGAGGTGGCCACCGCGTTCCTCAACGGCTCCGTCCGGACCACCACCCGCCCCGGCTGCCCCGCCGGGTGCCTCGGCGTCCAGGGGTCCCTCGCCGCCGGCGACTCGGGAAGCAGTGCCCGGGACGCCCTCACCGCCTGGCGCGACGAGCACATCTCCCTGCTCCGTGACCGGTTCCGGCGAGCCGTCGACGAAGGCGACCTGCCCCCCGACACCGATCCCGGACTGCTCGCGCGCTATCTCATGACCGTGGCCAACGGCATCGCCGTGCAAGCCGCGGGCGGCGCCACCCGCGACGACCTCCAGCAGGTGGCCGACATGGCTCTGCGAAGCTGGCCACCTGCCTGA
- a CDS encoding SDR family oxidoreductase produces the protein MGQLEGKTAVVTGGSTGIGLATAVRLAAEGAHVFITGRRKAVLDAAVETIGAADATAVVGDISDLADLDRLYDTVRARGQGLDVVFANAGTASFATLEQVTEDHVEEIFGVNVRGTLFTVQKALPLLNDGASVIVNSSVRADDGVAAFGTYAASKAALRSFTRTWANELKDRGIRVNAVSPGTIDTPALDAVTAGDTPVTKSQFAANVPLGRIGHPDEVADAVVFLASEQSRFILGANLYVDGGENQV, from the coding sequence ATGGGACAACTCGAAGGAAAGACCGCCGTCGTCACCGGCGGCAGCACCGGGATCGGCCTGGCCACCGCCGTCCGGCTGGCAGCCGAGGGCGCGCACGTCTTCATCACCGGCCGGCGCAAGGCCGTGCTGGACGCCGCCGTCGAGACCATCGGCGCGGCAGACGCGACCGCGGTGGTGGGCGACATCTCCGACCTGGCCGACCTGGACCGGCTCTACGACACGGTCCGCGCCCGGGGCCAGGGCCTGGACGTGGTGTTCGCCAATGCCGGCACCGCGTCGTTCGCGACGCTGGAGCAGGTCACCGAGGACCACGTCGAGGAGATCTTCGGCGTCAACGTCCGGGGCACCCTGTTCACGGTGCAGAAGGCGCTGCCGCTGCTCAACGACGGCGCGTCGGTGATCGTGAACTCCTCGGTGCGCGCCGACGACGGTGTCGCGGCGTTCGGCACGTACGCGGCCTCCAAGGCGGCGCTACGGTCCTTCACCCGGACCTGGGCCAACGAGCTCAAGGACCGCGGCATCCGGGTCAACGCGGTCTCCCCGGGCACCATCGACACTCCCGCACTCGACGCCGTGACCGCCGGAGACACACCCGTCACCAAGTCACAGTTCGCCGCGAATGTCCCCCTGGGCCGGATCGGACACCCGGACGAGGTCGCCGACGCGGTGGTCTTCCTCGCTTCCGAGCAGAGCAGGTTCATCCTCGGAGCCAACCTGTACGTCGACGGCGGCGAGAACCAGGTCTGA